In Solimonas sp. K1W22B-7, the DNA window GCAGGCCACGCTGCGCAAGTTCGTGGATGGCGTTCAGACGCTCACGGCCGACTTCAGCCAGGTGCAGTCCGATGAGGGCGGCAAGGTTACCGGGACCAGTTCCGGCAAGCTGTCGCTGTCGCGGCCGGGCAAGTTCCGCTGGACCTACGAGAAGCCCTACAGCCAGCTGATGGTCTGCGACGGCAAGAAGATCTGGCTCTATGACCCGGACCTGGCGCAGGTCACGGTGCGTTCGGCGGAGCAGGCGCTCAATGGCACGCCGGCGGCGCTGCTGTCGCAAAAGGCGCTGCTGAGCGAGGCCTATACGCTGCAGGACGGCGGCAAGGACAACGGCGCCAGCATCGTGCGCCTGCTGCCCAAGTCGGCGGATGGCGACTTCAAGTCGATCGAGCTGTGGCTGGCCAATGGCGTGCCGCAGCGCATGCGCTTCCATGACCAGCTCGGCGGGCGCACCGATATCCGCTTTACGGGCATCAAGACCAACAACAAGGTCGATGCGGATCAGTTCAGGTTCACCGCGCCCAAGGGCGTGGAAGTGGTCGACGGCGGCGGATGAGCGCAGGCCGCCCGACAGCCGCAGCGCGTAGCGCGCAGCCGGTCCAGCCGCTGGCGGAGCGCATGCGCCCGCGGACGCTGGACGAGGTCTTCGGGCAGGATCACCTGCTGGGCCCCGGCGCGCCGCTGCGCGTGCTGCTGGAGGCGGGCAGCATTCCTTCGATGGTGTTCTGGGGGCCGCCGGGGGTGGGCAAGACCACGCTGGCGCGGCTGCTGGCCCGGCACAGCGATGCGCAGTTCCTGACGCTGTCGGCGGTGCTGGCGGGGGTCAAGGACATCCGCGAGGCGATGGCGGCGGCGCAGGCCGAACTGCGCGGGCTGCAGGCGCGGCGCACGCTGCTGTTCATCGACGAAATCCACCGCTTCAACAAGGGCCAGCAGGATGCGCTGCTGCCGTTCGTGGAAGACGGCACCGTGGTGCTGGTCGGCGCCACCACCGAGAATCCCTCCTTCGAGCTCAACGCGGCCCTGCTGTCGCGGCTGCGCGTGTTCGTGCTGCGCGCCCTGGACGAGGCGGCGATCCTGGGGCTGCTGCGTCACGCCTTGGCCGATGCGGAGCGCGGGCTGGGGGCGGGCGAGGGCACGCTGCCGGAAAGCTGGCTGCAGCGCATTGCCGAAGCGGCCGACGGCGATGCGCGCCGCTCGCTGATCCTGCTGGAGACGGCGGTGGAATTGTCGCGCGCCGAGGCTTCGCGCGATGACGCCCTGCTGGAACGCCTGATCGGCCGTGGCTTCCGCCGCTTCGACAAGCAGGGCGACAATTTCTACGACCAGATTTCGGCGCTGCACAAGTCGGTGCGCGGCAGCGATCCCGACGGCGCCCTGTACTGGCTGGCGCGCATGCTCGACGGCGGTGCCGACCCGGGTTATCTCATGCGCCGGGTGACGCGCATGGCGGTGGAGGACGTGGGGCTGGCCGACCTGCGCGCGCAGGGCATGTGCCTGGAGGCCTGGGACGTCTATGAGCGCCTGGGCAGCCCCGAGGGCGAGCTGGCGATCGCGCAGGCCGTGGTGTACCTGGCGGTGGCGCCCAAGAGCAACGCGGTCTACAGCGCCTACAACGCCGTGCGCGGCGTGGTCGAGCAGACCGGCTCCCTGGAGGTGCCGATGCACATCCGCAACGCGCCCACGAAGATGATGAAGGACCTCGGCTACGGCGAGGGCTACCGCTACGACCATGACGAGGCCGGCGCACATGCCACCGGCCAGCAGTTCCTGCCGGACCGGCTGCGCGGCACCCGCTTCTACGAGCCGACCCGGCGCGGGTTCGAGATCAGGATCGCCGAAAAGCTGGAGCAGCTGCGGGCGGCGAGGAAGGGAGAGGGGCGATGAATGCCTGGCTGGCAGTGCTGCTGGGCGGCGGTGTGGGCTCGGTCTGTCGCTACGGCGTGGTCCGGCTGGCGACAGCGGCAGGCGCCACCCTCTTTCCCTGGGGCACGCTGGCGGTGAACGTCGTGGGCTCGCTGCTGGCCGGGGTTGCCTATGCGCTGCTGGCCGAACGCATGAACGCGGCGCCGGAATGGCGCGCGCTGGCCATGGCCGGGTTCCTGGGGGGCTTCACCACCTTCTCGGCTTTCTCGCTGGAGACGGTGCGCCTGGCCGAAGACGGCCATGTCGCCGCTGCGCTGTCCAACATGGCACTGAACCTGGTTCTGTGCCTGGCCGCCTGTGCCCTGGGCCTGCTGCTGGTGCGCCGCTACGCCTAGAAGCCTGATCGGGCGCGTGACGCCCGGATAGGCTCTTGGGTGCGCGCCCCCTACAATACGCGCCACAAGAATCACGGATTTCACCCCATGCTCGACCCCAAGCTTCTCCGCAGCCAGACGGAGCAGGTCGCCGCGCAACTCGCGCGCCGCGGCTTTGCCTTCGATCTCGACCGCTTCAATGACCTGGAAGCGCGCCGCAAGCGCCTGCAGACCGATACCGAGGCCCTGCAGGCGGAGCGCAACGCCGGCTCCAAGCGCATCGGCCAGGCCAAGGCCAAGGGCGAGGACGTGGCGCCGATCCTGGAGAGCATGGACGCCCTGAAGCGCCAGCTCGCCGACAACGAGCAGGCCCTGGCGACGCTGCAGCTGGAGTTCGAGGACTTCGCGTTGCGCCTGCCCAACCTGCCACATGCCTCGGTGCCGGACGGCAAGGACGAGAACGAGAATGTCGAAGTGCGCCGCTGGGGCGAGCCGCGCCGCATCGACGCGCCGCGCGACCACGCCGACATCGGCGAGGCGCTGGGCCTGATGGACTTTGCCGCCGGCGCCAAGCTCACCGGCGCGCGCTTCACCGTGCTGCGTGGCGGTCTGGCGCGGCTGCATCGCGCGCTGATCCAGTTGATGCTCGACATCCACACCCGCGAGCACGGCTACGAGGAGCTGTACGTCCCCTTCATCGTCAACGCCGCTTCGCTGCGCGGCACCGGGCAGCTGCCGAAGTTCGGCGAGGATCTGTTCGCGCTCAGGGGTGAGCAGGACTGGTACCTGATCCCCACCGCCGAGGTGCCGGTCACCAACCTGTTGCGCGACGAGATCCTGGCCGCCGAAACGCTGCCGCGGCGCTGGGTTGCGCACACGCCTTGTTTCCGCTCGGAGGCCGGGTCGGCCGGCCGCGATACCAAGGGCATGATCCGACAGCATCAGTTCGAGAAGGTGGAGCTGGTACACGCGGTGGAACCCACGCAGTCCTACGAGGCGCTGGAGCAGCTCACCCGGCACGCCGAGGCGATCCTGCAAAGGCTGGAGCTGCCGTACCGTGTGATGGCGCTGTGCGCCGGCGACATGGGCGCCGGTGCCACCAAGACCTACGACATCGAGGTCTGGCTGCCGTCGCAGGACCGCTACCGCGAGATCAGTTCCTGCTCCAACTGCGAGGACTTCCAGTCGCGCCGCATGCTGGCCCGTTACCGCGGCGCCAGCGGCAAGCCGGAGTTGCTGCACACGCTCAACGGCTCGGGCCTGGCGGTAGGGCGCACGCTGGTGGCGATCATCGAGAACTACCAGCGTCCCGATGGCTCGATCGAGGTGCCGGCGGCGCTGCGCCCCTACGCGGGTGGCCTGGAAGTCCTGGTGCCTTGATCGGGCACCG includes these proteins:
- the crcB gene encoding fluoride efflux transporter CrcB; protein product: MNAWLAVLLGGGVGSVCRYGVVRLATAAGATLFPWGTLAVNVVGSLLAGVAYALLAERMNAAPEWRALAMAGFLGGFTTFSAFSLETVRLAEDGHVAAALSNMALNLVLCLAACALGLLLVRRYA
- a CDS encoding replication-associated recombination protein A encodes the protein MRPRTLDEVFGQDHLLGPGAPLRVLLEAGSIPSMVFWGPPGVGKTTLARLLARHSDAQFLTLSAVLAGVKDIREAMAAAQAELRGLQARRTLLFIDEIHRFNKGQQDALLPFVEDGTVVLVGATTENPSFELNAALLSRLRVFVLRALDEAAILGLLRHALADAERGLGAGEGTLPESWLQRIAEAADGDARRSLILLETAVELSRAEASRDDALLERLIGRGFRRFDKQGDNFYDQISALHKSVRGSDPDGALYWLARMLDGGADPGYLMRRVTRMAVEDVGLADLRAQGMCLEAWDVYERLGSPEGELAIAQAVVYLAVAPKSNAVYSAYNAVRGVVEQTGSLEVPMHIRNAPTKMMKDLGYGEGYRYDHDEAGAHATGQQFLPDRLRGTRFYEPTRRGFEIRIAEKLEQLRAARKGEGR
- the lolA gene encoding outer membrane lipoprotein chaperone LolA, with translation MKLRLFAALLGLAAVLPAHAEDPQATLRKFVDGVQTLTADFSQVQSDEGGKVTGTSSGKLSLSRPGKFRWTYEKPYSQLMVCDGKKIWLYDPDLAQVTVRSAEQALNGTPAALLSQKALLSEAYTLQDGGKDNGASIVRLLPKSADGDFKSIELWLANGVPQRMRFHDQLGGRTDIRFTGIKTNNKVDADQFRFTAPKGVEVVDGGG
- the serS gene encoding serine--tRNA ligase; amino-acid sequence: MLDPKLLRSQTEQVAAQLARRGFAFDLDRFNDLEARRKRLQTDTEALQAERNAGSKRIGQAKAKGEDVAPILESMDALKRQLADNEQALATLQLEFEDFALRLPNLPHASVPDGKDENENVEVRRWGEPRRIDAPRDHADIGEALGLMDFAAGAKLTGARFTVLRGGLARLHRALIQLMLDIHTREHGYEELYVPFIVNAASLRGTGQLPKFGEDLFALRGEQDWYLIPTAEVPVTNLLRDEILAAETLPRRWVAHTPCFRSEAGSAGRDTKGMIRQHQFEKVELVHAVEPTQSYEALEQLTRHAEAILQRLELPYRVMALCAGDMGAGATKTYDIEVWLPSQDRYREISSCSNCEDFQSRRMLARYRGASGKPELLHTLNGSGLAVGRTLVAIIENYQRPDGSIEVPAALRPYAGGLEVLVP